In Micromonospora sp. WMMA1363, a genomic segment contains:
- a CDS encoding acyl-CoA synthetase — translation MAANIADLFEHAVDAFGERIAVICGDREATFAQLEAQANRLAHHLADRGVGPGEHIGVYARNSIEAIESLLAAYKLRAVPVNINYRYVEDELRYLFRDADLVALVHDHRYTDLVAAVVPDVPHLHSIVVVPDADADADADTDADADTDADADADADADTDADADTGGGVRYATALAAASPQRDFGERSSDDRYLLYTGGTTGYPKGVLWRHEDVWRVLGGGIDFMTGLPMPDEWAQSRRGLEQGVGLVRLCLAPLIHGNAQWAALAALFAGDTVVLLPRFDPDEVWRVVERRRVNVVVLVGDAMARPLIEAYRTGDHDASSLVAISSSAALFSPAVKEQYVAALPQVMVTESIGSSETGFTGIGIVSDAPPSAVGPRVTPGPQTIVLDENGRPAGPGVVGRLARGGHVPLGYYKDPAKTAELFTEVDGVRYAVPGDLARMEPDGTMTLLGRGNTCVNTGGEKVFPEEVESALKSHPDVFDALVIGVADERLGQRVAALIQPRGDRQLDLTELDAHLRGRIAGYKVPRSIWLVDEIGRTPAGKADYRWAHRYAQGNDQKAD, via the coding sequence ATGGCGGCCAATATTGCGGATCTTTTCGAACATGCCGTCGATGCCTTCGGGGAGCGCATCGCGGTAATCTGTGGGGACCGCGAGGCGACGTTCGCGCAGTTGGAGGCCCAGGCGAACCGGCTGGCCCACCACCTGGCCGACCGCGGAGTCGGGCCGGGGGAGCACATCGGGGTGTACGCCCGTAACTCGATCGAGGCGATCGAGTCGTTGCTCGCGGCGTACAAGCTGCGCGCGGTCCCCGTAAACATCAACTACCGGTACGTCGAGGACGAGCTGCGGTACCTGTTCCGGGACGCGGACCTGGTCGCGCTGGTGCACGATCACCGGTACACCGATCTGGTCGCCGCCGTCGTGCCCGACGTGCCGCACTTGCACTCGATCGTCGTTGTCCCCGACGCCGACGCCGACGCCGACGCCGACACCGACGCCGACGCCGACACCGACGCCGACGCCGACGCCGACGCCGACGCCGACACCGACGCCGACGCCGACACCGGGGGCGGGGTGCGCTACGCGACCGCGCTCGCCGCCGCCTCGCCGCAGCGCGACTTCGGTGAACGTAGTTCCGACGATCGATACCTGCTGTACACCGGCGGCACCACCGGCTACCCCAAGGGGGTTCTCTGGCGGCACGAGGACGTGTGGCGGGTGCTGGGCGGCGGCATCGACTTCATGACCGGCCTACCGATGCCGGACGAGTGGGCTCAGTCGAGGCGGGGTCTGGAACAAGGCGTCGGTCTGGTCCGGCTGTGTCTGGCACCGCTCATCCACGGCAACGCCCAGTGGGCCGCCCTCGCGGCGCTCTTCGCTGGCGACACCGTCGTCCTGCTGCCGCGCTTCGACCCGGACGAGGTCTGGCGGGTCGTCGAACGCCGTCGGGTCAACGTGGTCGTGCTCGTCGGGGACGCGATGGCCCGGCCTCTCATCGAGGCGTACCGCACGGGCGACCACGACGCCTCGTCGTTGGTCGCCATCTCCAGCAGTGCCGCGCTCTTCTCTCCGGCCGTCAAGGAGCAGTACGTCGCCGCGCTACCCCAGGTGATGGTCACCGAGTCCATCGGTTCCTCGGAGACCGGCTTCACCGGCATCGGCATCGTCAGCGACGCACCGCCGTCCGCCGTGGGCCCGAGGGTCACCCCGGGCCCACAGACCATCGTGCTCGACGAGAACGGTCGGCCGGCGGGGCCGGGAGTCGTGGGCCGGTTGGCCCGGGGCGGACACGTACCCCTCGGCTACTACAAGGACCCGGCCAAGACCGCCGAGTTGTTCACCGAGGTCGACGGGGTGCGGTACGCCGTGCCGGGTGACCTGGCCCGGATGGAGCCCGACGGCACGATGACGCTGTTGGGACGCGGCAACACCTGCGTCAACACGGGCGGCGAGAAAGTCTTCCCGGAGGAGGTGGAAAGCGCACTCAAGTCCCACCCCGACGTGTTCGACGCGCTGGTCATCGGCGTCGCCGACGAACGGCTGGGGCAGCGGGTGGCCGCGCTCATCCAGCCGAGGGGCGACCGCCAACTCGATCTGACCGAACTCGACGCACACCTCCGTGGGCGGATCGCCGGATACAAGGTGCCGCGCAGCATCTGGCTGGTCGACGAGATCGGCCGCACCCCCGCCGGCAAGGCGGACTACCGCTGGGCGCACCGCTACGCGCAAGGCAATGACCAGAAGGCAGACTGA
- a CDS encoding crotonase/enoyl-CoA hydratase family protein has product MEPSTEPPHALVERRGHVLVVTMNRPQARNALSGPMLAIMRTAWDEVDQDPDIRVCVLTGAGGAFCAGADLKAMTNAHPGDHRRTGTFDASVLEPLLKGRRLRKPLIAAVEGPAIAGGTEILQATDVRVAGASARFGVSEARWGLFPLGGSAVRLPRQIPYTVAADLLLTGRHLTAAEAKQVGLIGHVVPDGQALTRALELAELIAGNGPLAVQAILRTIRETEGMAENDAFTVESRLGMEVFRSADAKEGPRAFVEKRRPEFHGR; this is encoded by the coding sequence GTGGAGCCGTCCACCGAGCCACCCCACGCCCTGGTCGAGCGACGCGGCCACGTCCTGGTCGTGACCATGAATCGGCCCCAGGCCCGCAACGCCCTGTCCGGGCCGATGTTGGCGATCATGCGGACGGCCTGGGACGAGGTCGACCAGGACCCAGACATCCGGGTGTGCGTGCTGACCGGCGCGGGCGGTGCGTTCTGCGCGGGAGCCGACCTCAAGGCGATGACCAACGCCCACCCGGGCGACCACCGCCGCACCGGCACGTTCGACGCGTCGGTGCTCGAACCGCTGCTCAAGGGGCGACGGCTACGCAAGCCGCTGATCGCCGCGGTGGAGGGCCCGGCCATCGCCGGCGGAACCGAGATCCTCCAGGCCACCGACGTGCGGGTCGCCGGTGCCAGCGCCCGGTTCGGCGTCTCCGAGGCGCGGTGGGGGCTGTTCCCGCTGGGCGGCTCGGCGGTCCGGCTACCCCGGCAGATTCCCTACACCGTCGCCGCGGACCTGCTGCTCACCGGACGGCACCTCACCGCCGCCGAGGCGAAGCAGGTGGGCCTGATCGGGCATGTGGTGCCGGACGGGCAGGCACTGACCAGGGCGTTGGAGTTGGCGGAGCTGATCGCCGGCAACGGCCCACTCGCCGTGCAGGCGATCCTCCGCACCATCCGGGAGACCGAGGGCATGGCCGAGAACGACGCGTTCACGGTCGAGTCCCGGCTGGGCATGGAGGTCTTCCGCAGCGCGGACGCCAAGGAGGGGCCGCGGGCGTTCGTGGAGAAGCGCCGGCCCGAGTTCCACGGCCGGTAG
- a CDS encoding acyl-CoA synthetase: MANPGVWNIAHAAPGSVAVVESDGRQVTYAELAAEADRIGRGLRTAGLATGDSVAVLLPNSAALLAVYFAALQTGLYVVPLNWHLVGAEVAHILTDAAARCFIVHERFAGVAAEAAEAARIAPSGRFAVGSVPGFRPLAELGAGGSGRPTGRTLGAPMVYTSGTSGRPKGVRRPLSGADPDQVPPHAIRFFEVFGLRPFAGHVHLCCSPLYHTAVLSFATIAVQLGHPAVLIDRWDPEQTLRLVERHQVTHSHLVPIQFRRLLALPESVRAAYDLSSMRAVIHSAAPCPPEVKRRMMQWWGPVVVEYYAATEGGGTVIGAEEWLRRPGSVGRPWPGSRVRILDSHGRDLPAGAHGQVYLEMEGSTFEYHGDPEKTRAARVGRLFTVGDIGYLDEAGYLYLCDRRADMIISGGVNIYPAEIESELSVHPKVADVAVFGIPHDEWGEEIKAVVQPAAGIRPGPELTSELMEFLTGRLARFKLPRSVDYTDELPRDPNGKLYKRLLREPYWSGRDRQI, encoded by the coding sequence ATGGCTAATCCCGGGGTGTGGAACATCGCCCACGCGGCGCCGGGCTCGGTCGCCGTCGTCGAGTCGGACGGCCGACAGGTGACGTACGCCGAGCTGGCGGCCGAGGCCGATCGGATCGGTCGCGGCCTGCGGACGGCGGGGCTGGCGACCGGGGACAGCGTTGCCGTCCTGCTGCCGAACAGCGCCGCCCTGCTCGCCGTCTACTTCGCCGCCCTGCAGACCGGGCTCTACGTCGTGCCGCTGAACTGGCATCTGGTCGGCGCCGAGGTGGCGCACATCCTGACCGACGCCGCCGCGCGGTGCTTCATCGTGCACGAGCGATTCGCCGGGGTGGCGGCCGAGGCGGCCGAGGCCGCCCGGATCGCGCCGTCCGGGCGGTTCGCGGTCGGGTCCGTTCCCGGGTTCCGGCCCCTGGCGGAGCTGGGTGCCGGCGGGTCGGGTCGGCCGACGGGCCGGACGCTGGGCGCGCCCATGGTCTACACCTCCGGCACGTCCGGCCGACCCAAGGGGGTGCGTCGTCCGCTCAGCGGCGCGGACCCCGATCAGGTGCCGCCGCACGCCATCCGGTTCTTCGAGGTCTTCGGGCTGCGACCCTTCGCCGGTCACGTGCACCTGTGCTGCTCTCCGCTCTACCACACGGCGGTGCTCTCCTTCGCCACGATCGCCGTCCAACTCGGCCACCCGGCGGTGCTGATCGACCGGTGGGATCCGGAGCAGACGCTGCGGCTCGTCGAGCGGCACCAGGTGACCCACAGCCACCTGGTGCCCATCCAGTTCCGGCGGCTGCTCGCCCTGCCGGAGAGCGTTCGGGCGGCCTACGATCTCTCGTCGATGCGGGCCGTGATCCACAGTGCGGCCCCGTGCCCACCGGAGGTCAAACGCCGGATGATGCAGTGGTGGGGGCCGGTGGTGGTCGAGTACTACGCGGCCACCGAAGGCGGCGGGACGGTGATCGGCGCCGAGGAGTGGCTGCGCCGTCCCGGATCGGTGGGTCGGCCCTGGCCCGGGTCGCGGGTGCGGATACTCGACTCGCATGGCCGGGACCTGCCGGCGGGTGCGCACGGCCAGGTGTACCTGGAGATGGAGGGCAGCACGTTCGAATACCACGGTGACCCGGAGAAGACCCGGGCTGCTCGGGTGGGTCGGTTGTTCACCGTCGGTGACATCGGCTATCTGGACGAGGCCGGCTACCTCTACCTGTGCGACCGACGTGCCGACATGATCATCTCGGGTGGTGTGAACATCTACCCGGCGGAGATCGAGTCCGAGTTGTCGGTTCACCCCAAGGTCGCCGACGTCGCGGTGTTCGGCATCCCGCACGACGAGTGGGGCGAGGAGATCAAGGCCGTGGTGCAGCCGGCCGCGGGCATTCGACCCGGCCCGGAGTTGACCTCGGAGCTGATGGAGTTCCTGACTGGACGGCTAGCCCGGTTCAAGCTGCCCCGCAGCGTCGACTACACCGACGAACTGCCGCGGGACCCGAACGGCAAGCTCTACAAGCGGCTGCTGCGTGAGCCGTACTGGTCGGGGCGGGACCGGCAGATCTGA
- a CDS encoding OB-fold nucleic acid binding domain-containing protein produces MEPALSAPLNIGFDYTRSLGPVLSRFVTGLTERRIVGTRGSDGRVHAPPAEYDPITHAPLTDLVDVSTVGVVVTWTWVPRPLEGQPLTRPFAFALIRLDGADTPMLHAVDSGSDELMRTGMRVRARWCATPVGSIRDIECFEPTDGRVATPPPPRSVEAPPTGTADATATTAAERVTMVTTPVHLRYRHTASPEESRYLRGLATGRLLGQRCPACGRVYIPPRGACPTDGVPTTDEVELPDQGTVTTFCVVNVPFAGQRVAPPYVVAQVLLDGADIPLPHLVLGGPAGDVRMGMRVAAVWRPRDQWSTSPENIDHFRPTGEPDAPYESYAHHL; encoded by the coding sequence GTGGAGCCCGCGCTGAGCGCACCGCTGAATATCGGATTCGACTACACCCGATCATTGGGGCCGGTCCTCAGCCGGTTCGTGACCGGTCTGACCGAACGCCGCATCGTCGGCACCCGCGGATCCGACGGCCGGGTGCACGCTCCGCCCGCGGAGTACGACCCGATCACCCACGCGCCGTTGACCGACCTGGTCGACGTGTCCACCGTGGGCGTCGTCGTGACCTGGACCTGGGTACCCCGGCCGCTGGAGGGGCAGCCGCTGACGCGACCGTTCGCCTTCGCCCTGATCCGGCTCGACGGCGCGGACACCCCCATGCTGCACGCGGTGGACTCCGGATCGGACGAGCTGATGCGCACCGGGATGCGGGTGCGCGCACGCTGGTGCGCCACCCCGGTCGGCAGCATCCGTGACATCGAGTGTTTCGAACCGACCGACGGCCGCGTCGCGACGCCCCCGCCACCCCGGTCGGTCGAGGCGCCCCCGACCGGGACGGCGGACGCCACCGCGACGACCGCAGCCGAACGGGTGACGATGGTGACCACACCCGTCCACCTACGTTACCGGCACACCGCCTCCCCCGAGGAGAGCCGCTACCTGCGGGGCCTGGCGACCGGCCGGTTGCTCGGCCAACGCTGCCCGGCCTGCGGCCGGGTCTACATCCCCCCGCGCGGCGCCTGCCCCACCGACGGAGTCCCCACCACGGACGAGGTCGAGCTGCCCGACCAAGGCACGGTGACCACGTTCTGTGTGGTCAACGTGCCTTTCGCCGGTCAGCGGGTGGCACCGCCGTACGTCGTGGCGCAGGTGTTGCTCGACGGCGCGGACATCCCGTTGCCGCATCTGGTCCTCGGCGGACCGGCCGGCGACGTACGGATGGGGATGCGGGTCGCGGCGGTCTGGCGACCACGTGACCAGTGGAGCACGAGCCCCGAGAACATCGATCATTTTCGACCGACCGGCGAACCCGACGCGCCGTACGAGTCCTACGCCCACCACCTGTGA
- a CDS encoding thiolase domain-containing protein, translated as MTEVAVVGFAEAPCVPHGGTTNGVEMLVPIFQEVLAASGLPRRDVGFWCSGSSDYLAGRAFSFVSAVDAIGAYPPIVESHVEADGAWALYEAFVKLLLGEADTALVYGFGTSSAGELRRVLAMQLDPYLVAPLWPDSVSVAALQARLGIQAGLFTERVMAEIAARSRAAAMENPNAQVTGHATVEELLDAPYVANPLRAHDCAPVGDGAAAVLLARGSRARDLCERPAWITGIAHYVDPPGLGTRDLTTVPSAAAAATAAGLDGDVQVAEVHAPFTHQEILLTRALALGDGVRVNPTGGALCGNPLFAAGLARIGAAARQIITGAATRTAGHATSGPALQQNLVCVMEAR; from the coding sequence ATGACGGAGGTCGCCGTGGTCGGCTTCGCCGAGGCACCCTGCGTACCGCACGGCGGCACGACCAACGGGGTGGAGATGCTCGTGCCGATCTTTCAGGAGGTTCTCGCGGCCAGCGGTCTGCCCCGTCGGGACGTCGGCTTCTGGTGCTCCGGCTCGTCGGACTACCTCGCCGGCCGGGCGTTCTCCTTCGTCAGCGCCGTCGACGCGATCGGTGCCTACCCACCGATCGTGGAGTCGCATGTCGAGGCCGACGGCGCGTGGGCACTGTACGAGGCGTTCGTCAAGCTGCTCCTCGGCGAGGCGGACACCGCCCTGGTCTACGGCTTCGGCACGTCGTCCGCGGGTGAGCTGCGACGCGTGCTGGCGATGCAACTGGACCCGTACCTCGTCGCTCCACTGTGGCCCGACTCGGTGAGTGTCGCGGCGCTCCAGGCCCGCCTCGGCATCCAGGCCGGGCTGTTCACCGAACGGGTCATGGCCGAGATTGCCGCGCGCAGCCGTGCCGCGGCGATGGAGAATCCCAACGCCCAGGTCACCGGGCACGCGACGGTCGAGGAGCTACTCGACGCGCCCTACGTCGCCAACCCGTTGCGGGCGCACGACTGCGCACCCGTCGGCGACGGCGCGGCCGCCGTGCTCCTGGCCCGCGGCAGCCGCGCCCGCGACCTGTGCGAGCGCCCCGCCTGGATCACCGGGATCGCCCACTACGTCGACCCGCCGGGGCTGGGCACCCGCGACCTCACCACGGTGCCGTCGGCGGCGGCGGCCGCGACGGCGGCCGGCCTCGACGGCGACGTCCAGGTCGCCGAGGTGCACGCCCCCTTCACCCATCAGGAGATCCTGCTCACCCGCGCGCTGGCGCTGGGCGACGGGGTCCGGGTCAATCCCACCGGCGGAGCGCTGTGCGGCAACCCCCTGTTCGCCGCGGGGCTGGCCCGCATCGGCGCCGCGGCACGCCAGATCATCACCGGCGCGGCGACACGGACGGCGGGCCATGCCACGAGCGGCCCGGCGTTGCAGCAGAACCTCGTCTGTGTCATGGAGGCGCGATGA
- a CDS encoding thiolase domain-containing protein, which translates to MSSPPPYRAAVLGVGQTRHRSRRADVSIAGLCREAIDRALADATTDTADIDAVVVGKAPDLFEGVMMPELFLADALGATGRPLLRVHTAGSVGGATAIVASSLVRAGIHRRVLAVAFEKQSESNAMWALSITPPFTMPIGAGAGGYFAPHIRSYLRRSGAPPHVGALVAVKDRRNGARNPYAHLRQPDITVESVYASPMLWDPIRYDETCPSSDGACAVVIGDQAAAEASGRPVAWIHATAMRTEPTVFAGKDHVDPRAGREAAAALWQAAGIDDPLAQVDVAEIYVPFSWFEPMWLENLGFAEQGQGWRLTESGQTGLDGVLPVNPSGGVLCSNPIGASGLLRFAEAALQVMGRAGAHQVPGARTALGHAYGGGSQFFAMWVVGADPAGRRNRPGRRPPDTDQG; encoded by the coding sequence ATGAGCTCACCGCCCCCGTACCGCGCCGCCGTCCTCGGAGTCGGTCAGACCCGGCACCGCAGCCGCCGGGCCGACGTGTCGATCGCGGGTCTGTGCCGGGAGGCGATCGACCGGGCGCTGGCCGACGCCACGACCGACACCGCGGACATCGACGCGGTGGTCGTCGGCAAGGCACCGGACCTGTTCGAGGGCGTCATGATGCCCGAGCTGTTCCTCGCCGACGCGCTCGGCGCCACCGGCCGACCGCTGCTGCGCGTGCACACCGCCGGCTCGGTCGGTGGCGCGACCGCCATCGTGGCCAGCAGCCTGGTCCGCGCCGGCATCCACCGGCGGGTGCTCGCTGTCGCGTTCGAGAAGCAGTCCGAGTCGAACGCGATGTGGGCGCTGTCGATCACGCCACCGTTCACCATGCCGATCGGTGCCGGCGCCGGCGGGTACTTCGCTCCGCACATCCGGTCGTACCTGCGCCGTTCCGGCGCGCCGCCACACGTCGGCGCGCTCGTCGCGGTGAAGGACCGGCGCAACGGAGCACGCAACCCGTACGCACACCTGCGCCAGCCGGACATCACCGTGGAGTCGGTCTACGCGTCGCCGATGCTGTGGGACCCGATCCGCTACGACGAGACCTGCCCGTCCTCGGACGGCGCCTGCGCGGTGGTGATCGGTGACCAGGCGGCGGCCGAGGCCAGCGGCCGGCCGGTGGCCTGGATCCACGCCACCGCGATGCGCACCGAGCCGACCGTGTTCGCCGGCAAGGACCACGTCGACCCGCGGGCCGGCCGGGAGGCGGCGGCGGCCCTGTGGCAGGCGGCCGGGATCGACGATCCGTTGGCACAGGTCGACGTCGCCGAGATCTACGTGCCGTTCTCCTGGTTCGAGCCGATGTGGCTGGAGAACCTGGGCTTCGCGGAGCAGGGGCAGGGCTGGCGGCTCACCGAGTCGGGACAGACCGGGCTGGACGGCGTCCTGCCGGTGAACCCCTCCGGCGGTGTGCTGTGTTCCAACCCGATCGGCGCCTCCGGCCTGCTGCGGTTCGCCGAGGCCGCGTTGCAGGTGATGGGCCGGGCCGGGGCGCACCAGGTGCCGGGCGCGCGGACCGCCCTGGGCCACGCGTATGGCGGGGGATCTCAGTTCTTCGCCATGTGGGTGGTCGGAGCCGACCCGGCCGGTCGACGGAATCGACCAGGCCGGAGGCCACCCGACACCGACCAAGGCTAG
- a CDS encoding GMC oxidoreductase — protein sequence MTGTSFTRRDLLRVTTLGAGATVAGAALGQRAAPALGAVPALVGKTAVVVGSGFGGAVAAYRLGQAGVVTTVLERGRRWDVDGSGSTFCGINAPDWRCAWFQDRPPLGINVGAKIERRAGLIARHAGDGINVLSGVGVGGGSLVIGMFLPQPRRSEWERVYPAEIGYDEMDGVYWPRARQNLGATPIPDDVQGAGPYRGARAWLEYLAEFKQTPLPIPFAVDWDVVRAELAGSAVACHTIGEGPYGSNSGAKNSVDRNYLAWAAATGNVTTLPLHEVTEIHEVSGQDTFEVRCRQIDEHGTVLATRTFACDYLFLAAGSVYTTSLLLTSRAKGWLPRLVSPEVGKGWGNNGDFLVTRFNLRRDVGYAQGGPGNVKYIDDDNPFAVTSMAWEAAPVPTWMPRTTAHLVTSVVPERGEIRYDATTGAGKVHWPYGLLCTTAEKAAVNLVTRLWWKTEGSKGYLLNGLPAYDRNIGTGLGAANTWHPLGGMVMGKATDFGGRCVDYPNLYCVDGSVLPGSTCLANPSLTITANAERCMDRFVAAHT from the coding sequence ATGACAGGTACCAGCTTCACCCGACGTGACCTGCTACGGGTCACCACGCTCGGTGCCGGCGCCACCGTGGCCGGTGCCGCACTGGGCCAGCGGGCGGCTCCGGCACTCGGTGCCGTCCCCGCGCTGGTCGGCAAGACCGCCGTGGTCGTCGGCAGCGGCTTCGGCGGGGCGGTCGCGGCGTACCGGCTCGGCCAGGCCGGGGTGGTCACCACCGTGCTGGAGCGCGGCCGGCGCTGGGACGTCGACGGCTCGGGCAGCACGTTCTGCGGAATCAACGCGCCGGACTGGCGGTGTGCCTGGTTCCAGGACCGCCCGCCGCTGGGCATCAACGTCGGTGCGAAGATCGAGCGGCGCGCCGGTCTGATCGCCCGACACGCCGGCGACGGGATCAATGTCCTCAGCGGAGTGGGTGTGGGCGGCGGCTCCCTCGTCATCGGGATGTTCCTACCGCAGCCCCGACGCAGCGAGTGGGAACGCGTCTACCCGGCCGAGATCGGATACGACGAGATGGACGGTGTCTACTGGCCGCGGGCCCGGCAGAACCTCGGCGCCACGCCGATACCCGACGACGTGCAGGGCGCCGGCCCGTACCGGGGAGCGCGAGCTTGGCTCGAGTACCTGGCGGAGTTCAAGCAGACTCCGCTACCCATTCCGTTCGCGGTCGACTGGGACGTGGTCCGCGCCGAACTCGCCGGTTCCGCTGTGGCGTGCCACACAATCGGCGAGGGGCCCTACGGCAGCAACTCCGGGGCGAAGAACAGCGTGGACCGCAACTACCTGGCCTGGGCGGCCGCGACCGGCAACGTGACGACGCTGCCGCTGCACGAGGTCACCGAGATCCACGAGGTGTCCGGCCAGGACACGTTCGAGGTCAGGTGCCGGCAGATCGACGAGCACGGAACGGTGCTGGCGACCAGGACCTTCGCCTGCGACTACCTGTTCCTGGCCGCCGGCTCCGTCTACACCACGTCGCTGCTGCTCACCTCCCGGGCCAAGGGCTGGCTGCCCCGCCTGGTCAGCCCCGAGGTGGGCAAGGGCTGGGGAAACAACGGCGACTTCCTGGTGACCCGGTTCAATCTGCGCAGGGACGTCGGCTACGCCCAGGGCGGCCCGGGCAACGTGAAATACATCGACGACGACAATCCGTTCGCCGTCACGTCGATGGCGTGGGAGGCGGCACCCGTCCCGACCTGGATGCCGCGTACCACCGCGCATCTGGTGACCAGTGTGGTGCCGGAACGCGGGGAGATCCGCTATGACGCGACGACCGGGGCGGGCAAGGTCCACTGGCCCTACGGGCTGCTGTGCACCACCGCGGAAAAGGCGGCGGTCAACCTGGTGACCCGGCTGTGGTGGAAGACCGAGGGCAGCAAGGGATACCTGCTGAACGGCCTGCCGGCCTACGACCGGAACATCGGCACCGGGCTCGGCGCGGCGAACACGTGGCACCCGCTGGGCGGCATGGTCATGGGCAAGGCCACCGACTTCGGCGGTCGGTGCGTCGACTACCCCAACCTCTACTGCGTCGACGGGTCGGTGCTGCCCGGATCGACCTGCCTGGCTAATCCCTCCTTGACCATCACCGCGAACGCCGAACGCTGCATGGACAGGTTCGTCGCCGCGCATACCTGA